A genomic region of Streptococcus suis contains the following coding sequences:
- a CDS encoding ABC transporter ATP-binding protein produces MIQFDHITKTYGETIALDDLNLTIESGEIFGLIGHNGAGKTTTISLLTSIIEASYGTISVDGLNLEENRDEVKKRIAYVPDSPDIFLHLTAFEYWHFMGKVYGVEKDTVDDRIAKLSSLFDMTARQHEPIDSFSHGMRQKTIIIGALIPNPDIWILDEPLTGLDPQASFDLKQMMKEHAQSGHTVLFSTHVLSVAEQLCDRIAILRKGQLIFVGSLDELKSQYPDKDLETIYLELAGRQQVKAGEEV; encoded by the coding sequence ATGATACAATTTGACCATATCACAAAAACATACGGCGAAACGATCGCACTTGATGACCTAAATTTGACAATTGAAAGCGGCGAGATTTTCGGTTTAATTGGTCACAATGGGGCAGGAAAAACAACGACAATCAGTCTACTGACTTCGATAATCGAAGCCAGTTATGGAACTATCTCTGTTGATGGTTTAAACCTAGAGGAGAACCGCGATGAAGTCAAAAAACGGATAGCCTATGTTCCAGATTCGCCAGACATCTTCCTACACTTAACAGCTTTTGAATACTGGCACTTTATGGGCAAGGTCTATGGTGTAGAAAAAGATACAGTTGATGACCGTATCGCTAAACTATCTAGTCTATTTGATATGACAGCGCGCCAACATGAGCCTATTGACAGTTTTTCACACGGTATGCGTCAGAAAACCATTATTATTGGTGCATTGATCCCTAACCCTGATATTTGGATTTTGGATGAACCCCTAACTGGACTGGATCCTCAGGCTTCTTTCGACCTAAAACAAATGATGAAAGAACATGCTCAATCTGGTCACACCGTTCTATTTTCTACACACGTCCTTTCAGTAGCTGAACAACTCTGTGACCGCATTGCTATTCTCCGAAAAGGGCAACTCATTTTCGTAGGTAGCCTTGATGAACTCAAATCACAGTATCCAGATAAAGATTTGGAGACCATCTATTTGGAATTAGCCGGACGCCAACAAGTGAAGGCAGGTGAGGAAGTATGA
- a CDS encoding YjjG family noncanonical pyrimidine nucleotidase produces the protein MQYKHLLFDLDHTLLDFSRGEEVALTQFLTAMEVEDIQTFKEVYRPLNQAMWKDLEKGNITKKELINTRFSRTFAHFGRQVDGREMALRYQEFIGRQGQIFTGADKLLQELTHRGYQIYAATNGVTYIQENRLLHSPIQSYFKEVFISEQMGTQKPAADFYEKIAEQISGFQFDQALMIGDSLTADIQGGNNAGMDTVWYNPTHMINKSKAVPTYTISSYQELLDLL, from the coding sequence TTGCAATACAAACACTTACTCTTTGATCTTGACCATACTCTTCTTGATTTTAGCCGTGGAGAAGAAGTAGCCTTAACCCAGTTTTTGACAGCTATGGAGGTTGAAGATATTCAAACTTTTAAAGAAGTCTATCGACCGCTCAACCAGGCCATGTGGAAGGATTTGGAAAAAGGGAATATTACAAAGAAAGAGCTGATCAATACCCGCTTTTCACGGACCTTTGCCCACTTTGGTCGGCAAGTTGATGGAAGGGAGATGGCCTTGCGCTACCAAGAATTTATTGGGCGGCAGGGACAAATTTTTACAGGTGCAGATAAGCTTTTGCAGGAATTGACACACCGAGGCTACCAGATTTATGCGGCGACCAACGGCGTGACCTATATACAGGAAAATCGCTTGCTTCACTCACCGATTCAATCGTATTTCAAAGAAGTATTTATTTCTGAGCAGATGGGGACGCAAAAGCCTGCGGCTGATTTTTATGAAAAAATAGCAGAGCAGATTTCAGGTTTTCAGTTTGATCAAGCCTTAATGATTGGGGACAGTTTGACAGCAGATATTCAAGGCGGCAATAATGCTGGCATGGATACTGTTTGGTACAATCCGACTCATATGATAAACAAGAGTAAGGCAGTTCCAACCTATACAATTAGTAGTTATCAAGAATTATTGGACTTACTATAG
- a CDS encoding phage holin, translating to MKQIKNRLKKHMFWIGLISLVLMLVDNVLFCYFNIECSRTLNQIEQTICIILSILVFLGVLNNKPDVKVEDILKNGMSSKNQQ from the coding sequence ATGAAACAAATAAAGAATCGTTTAAAAAAACATATGTTTTGGATTGGACTCATTTCGTTGGTATTGATGCTCGTTGATAATGTCCTATTTTGTTATTTTAATATTGAATGTAGTCGTACCTTAAACCAAATCGAGCAGACGATTTGTATCATACTTAGTATTCTTGTATTTTTAGGAGTGCTAAATAATAAACCGGATGTGAAGGTAGAAGACATCCTAAAAAACGGTATGTCATCTAAAAATCAACAATAA
- the obgE gene encoding GTPase ObgE: MSMFLDTAKIKVKAGKGGDGMVAFRREKYVPNGGPWGGDGGRGGDVVFIVDEGLRTLMDFRYNRRFKADDGEKGMTKGMHGRGAEDLIVRVPQGTTVRDADTGKVITDLVENGQEFVIAHGGRGGRGNIRFATPKNPAPEISENGEPGEERNLELELKVLADVGLVGFPSVGKSTLLSVITAAKPKIGAYHFTTIVPNLGMVRTKSGESFAVADLPGLIEGASQGVGLGTQFLRHIERTRVILHVLDMSASEGRDPYEDYVAINNELETYNLRLMERPQIIVANKMDMPEAAENLEEFKKKLAANYDEFDELPQIFPISGIAHQGLENLLEATAELLEKTPEFLLYDESDFQEEEAYYGFNPDEPEFDISRADDASWVLSGDKLEKLFTMTNFDRDESVMKFARQLRGMGVDEALRARGAKDGDTVRIGKFEFEFVD; the protein is encoded by the coding sequence ATGAGTATGTTTTTAGATACTGCCAAGATTAAGGTCAAGGCAGGGAAAGGTGGCGACGGGATGGTCGCCTTCCGCCGTGAAAAGTATGTACCTAATGGCGGTCCTTGGGGCGGTGATGGTGGCCGTGGCGGAGACGTTGTTTTTATTGTAGATGAAGGCTTGCGTACTCTCATGGACTTCCGTTACAACCGTCGTTTTAAAGCTGACGATGGCGAAAAAGGGATGACCAAGGGCATGCATGGTCGTGGTGCGGAAGACCTGATTGTTCGAGTACCACAGGGGACAACTGTTCGTGATGCGGATACTGGCAAGGTCATCACCGACTTGGTTGAAAATGGTCAAGAATTTGTCATTGCCCACGGTGGTCGTGGTGGTCGTGGAAATATTCGTTTTGCGACACCTAAGAATCCAGCGCCTGAGATTTCTGAAAATGGAGAACCAGGTGAGGAGCGCAATCTTGAATTAGAATTGAAAGTGTTGGCTGATGTAGGTCTTGTAGGTTTCCCATCAGTTGGAAAATCAACGCTTCTTAGTGTTATTACAGCAGCTAAACCTAAAATTGGTGCCTACCATTTTACAACCATTGTGCCAAATTTGGGAATGGTTCGGACCAAATCTGGCGAGTCATTTGCTGTGGCAGACCTACCAGGTTTGATTGAGGGTGCTAGTCAAGGTGTTGGATTGGGAACGCAATTCCTTCGTCACATCGAGCGGACACGTGTTATCTTGCATGTTTTGGACATGTCAGCAAGTGAAGGCCGTGATCCTTATGAAGATTACGTAGCCATCAACAATGAATTGGAAACCTACAATCTTCGTCTCATGGAGCGTCCTCAGATTATCGTTGCCAACAAAATGGATATGCCAGAAGCGGCAGAAAATCTGGAAGAGTTCAAGAAGAAATTAGCAGCCAACTACGACGAGTTTGACGAACTGCCACAGATTTTCCCAATTTCAGGGATTGCTCACCAAGGTTTGGAAAATCTTTTGGAAGCCACAGCTGAGTTGCTAGAGAAAACGCCTGAATTCTTGCTCTACGACGAATCAGATTTCCAAGAAGAAGAGGCTTACTATGGCTTTAACCCAGATGAGCCAGAATTTGATATCAGCCGTGCAGACGATGCAAGCTGGGTTCTATCTGGTGACAAACTAGAAAAACTCTTCACCATGACTAACTTTGATCGTGACGAATCTGTCATGAAATTTGCTCGCCAGTTGCGTGGCATGGGCGTCGATGAAGCCCTCCGTGCCCGCGGAGCCAAAGATGGTGACACAGTTCGCATCGGCAAGTTCGAATTTGAGTTCGTGGATTAA
- a CDS encoding permease: MSKSIIWELVKINILYSNPQLLASVKKKQSKRKDASFSAYKSVLLQQVFMVLSFGLLYSVFFMGVDYSQSIGFFSLQLALFTIIAIVYGFTGFFSVFYDSKDTKLYLALPLKPQEVFLAKILSAQGMVLPFLMPCLSLLLITYWQIGGPLLALASIPSFLILWILVNLVNLIIMHFVGEILTKSPRKTLISTILMTGSSLLAFAALMFLQSQQTVSLESGGFVDFPIIPIFAGFHYLVSHTISLETLLHFGLPFILMFGLIVFAFKTVIPNYFNQVLAIENASTKRTNNAKSAKIPSNLNLALVKHHLSTLKDSNLMVQTMIQPIIMGVALFPSFSRFTENGGLSSVGWDFFGIALLAGFLLGSLFAGSTTFIGVAMSLEKENYHFIRTLPISFKKFIIQKFWVLAAVQFALPTLLYFALALGFMKVKLILAVFFTVGIIISALLTGQIYYWRDQRLLMLNWQNSNQLFGRGAGQWLIAGSIIGTMFLGAIILVVSIILAGTIGAAYVSSALMTLLLILSATLQLYIYKAYWQKLK, encoded by the coding sequence ATGAGTAAATCCATCATTTGGGAACTAGTAAAGATTAATATTCTTTATTCCAATCCTCAACTTCTAGCTTCCGTCAAGAAGAAACAAAGTAAGCGCAAAGACGCCTCCTTTTCAGCCTATAAAAGTGTCCTCTTGCAACAAGTATTTATGGTTTTGAGTTTCGGACTTCTCTATTCTGTCTTTTTCATGGGAGTAGATTATAGTCAGTCTATCGGTTTCTTTTCTCTGCAACTAGCGCTCTTTACCATTATTGCCATTGTCTACGGTTTTACAGGTTTCTTCTCCGTTTTCTACGATAGTAAGGATACAAAGTTGTATTTAGCACTTCCCCTGAAGCCACAAGAAGTCTTCCTCGCTAAAATCCTCTCTGCACAAGGGATGGTCCTACCCTTCCTCATGCCGTGTCTGTCTTTACTTCTGATCACTTACTGGCAAATTGGCGGTCCGCTCCTCGCCTTAGCTTCCATTCCTTCCTTTTTGATTCTCTGGATTTTAGTTAATTTAGTCAATCTGATTATCATGCACTTTGTTGGGGAAATTCTGACAAAAAGCCCTCGTAAAACATTGATTTCTACAATCCTGATGACAGGTTCTTCCTTGCTGGCTTTTGCTGCGCTCATGTTCCTGCAATCCCAGCAGACCGTTTCACTCGAATCTGGTGGCTTTGTTGATTTTCCTATCATACCCATATTTGCTGGATTCCATTACTTGGTCAGCCATACTATATCACTAGAAACACTCCTTCATTTTGGACTTCCTTTCATTTTGATGTTTGGACTGATTGTGTTTGCGTTTAAAACTGTCATTCCCAACTACTTTAATCAAGTTTTGGCGATTGAAAATGCTTCGACAAAACGGACCAATAATGCTAAGTCTGCCAAGATTCCTAGCAATCTCAATCTGGCTTTAGTGAAACACCACCTATCTACTCTTAAAGATAGCAACCTCATGGTCCAAACCATGATACAACCAATCATCATGGGAGTGGCGCTTTTTCCAAGTTTTAGCCGTTTCACGGAAAATGGTGGTCTAAGTTCAGTTGGATGGGATTTCTTTGGTATTGCTCTATTAGCTGGATTCTTGCTTGGCAGTCTATTTGCTGGTTCTACAACCTTCATCGGAGTGGCCATGTCATTGGAAAAGGAAAATTATCATTTCATTCGAACGCTTCCTATTAGTTTCAAAAAATTTATCATCCAAAAATTCTGGGTATTGGCTGCCGTGCAATTTGCACTACCAACTCTACTTTACTTTGCTTTGGCTCTAGGTTTCATGAAAGTCAAACTCATTCTAGCAGTCTTCTTTACAGTCGGCATCATCATTTCAGCCCTGCTAACTGGTCAGATTTATTACTGGCGTGACCAACGACTCCTCATGCTCAACTGGCAAAATAGTAACCAGTTATTTGGTCGCGGAGCGGGTCAATGGTTGATTGCTGGATCGATCATAGGAACAATGTTTCTCGGAGCCATTATTCTAGTTGTCAGCATCATATTGGCTGGCACTATTGGTGCAGCCTATGTAAGCTCAGCCTTGATGACCTTACTGCTCATCCTATCAGCTACTCTTCAACTGTATATCTATAAAGCTTATTGGCAAAAACTAAAATAG
- the uvrC gene encoding excinuclease ABC subunit UvrC, which produces MNDLIKHKLELLPDSPGCYLHKNKYGKIIYVGKAKNLRNRVRSYFRGAHDTKTEALVSEIADFEFIVTDSNIEALLLEINLIQENKPRYNIMLKDDKSYPFIKITKERHPRLLITRQIKKDGGQYFGPYPDVGAANQTLKLLERLYPFRKCKLPENKYCLYYHLGQCLAHGENLPSLSDYDKMGKEVAQFLTGHDDKIVKEVQEKMKVAASNLEFEKAAEYRDVLQSISTLRTKQRVMAHDLQNRDVFGYYVDKGWMCVQVFFVRQGKLIERNVNLFPYYNDADEDFLTYIGQFYRDQQHLIPSEVLIPQDIDQEAVEALVDTKVIKPQRGEKKQLINLATKNARVSLEQKFNLLEKNLEKTYGAVENIGQLLGIPTPVRIEAFDNSNIMGTSPVSAMVVFENGVPNKKEYRKYKIKTVEGPDDYASMREVLQRRYSRVLRDGLTPPDLIIIDGGQGQVNVAKQVIEQELGMSIPIAGLQKNDKHQTHELLFGNPLEVVELPRNSQEFFLLHRIQDEVHRFAIEFHRQVRSKNSFSSKLDGIEGLGPKRKQALMKHFKSIGNIQSASLQEIAEAGVPYKVAELVKEKLK; this is translated from the coding sequence ATGAACGATTTGATCAAGCATAAATTGGAGTTACTACCAGATAGCCCTGGCTGTTACCTCCATAAAAACAAGTACGGTAAGATTATCTATGTGGGCAAGGCCAAAAACCTGCGCAATCGGGTGCGGTCTTATTTTCGTGGTGCCCATGATACCAAGACAGAGGCCCTGGTGTCAGAGATTGCCGACTTTGAATTTATCGTAACGGATTCTAATATCGAGGCCCTCTTGTTGGAAATCAATCTGATTCAAGAGAACAAGCCTCGCTATAACATCATGCTCAAGGATGACAAGTCCTATCCCTTTATCAAGATTACCAAGGAACGTCACCCACGGCTGCTCATTACACGGCAGATTAAGAAGGATGGCGGTCAGTATTTTGGTCCCTATCCAGATGTGGGTGCGGCCAACCAGACCCTCAAGCTATTGGAGCGTCTCTACCCTTTCCGCAAGTGTAAATTGCCTGAGAACAAGTATTGTCTTTATTATCATTTGGGGCAATGTCTGGCTCACGGGGAAAACTTGCCCAGCCTGTCTGACTATGACAAGATGGGCAAGGAAGTTGCCCAGTTCTTGACAGGTCATGACGATAAGATTGTCAAGGAAGTGCAGGAAAAGATGAAGGTAGCTGCTTCTAATCTGGAATTTGAAAAGGCTGCGGAATATCGTGATGTCCTTCAATCCATTTCAACCCTACGGACCAAGCAGCGTGTGATGGCACATGATTTGCAAAATCGAGATGTCTTTGGCTACTACGTGGATAAGGGATGGATGTGTGTGCAGGTTTTCTTTGTTCGGCAGGGAAAACTAATTGAGCGGAATGTCAATCTTTTTCCATACTATAATGATGCGGACGAAGACTTTTTGACCTACATCGGTCAGTTTTACAGGGACCAGCAACATTTGATTCCCTCAGAGGTCTTGATACCGCAGGATATTGACCAAGAAGCCGTAGAAGCTCTGGTGGATACCAAGGTCATCAAGCCTCAGCGTGGCGAGAAGAAGCAACTCATCAATTTGGCGACCAAGAATGCGCGTGTTAGTCTGGAGCAGAAGTTTAATCTTTTGGAGAAAAATCTGGAGAAGACCTACGGTGCGGTGGAGAATATCGGTCAGCTTTTGGGGATTCCGACGCCTGTTCGGATTGAGGCTTTCGATAACTCCAATATTATGGGGACTAGTCCTGTGTCGGCTATGGTTGTCTTTGAAAATGGGGTGCCTAATAAAAAAGAATACCGCAAGTACAAGATTAAGACGGTGGAGGGGCCAGATGACTATGCTTCCATGCGCGAAGTTTTGCAGCGGCGGTACAGTCGGGTACTGCGGGACGGTTTGACACCGCCTGATTTGATTATCATTGACGGTGGTCAGGGGCAGGTCAATGTCGCCAAGCAGGTCATCGAGCAGGAGTTGGGTATGTCCATTCCCATTGCAGGTTTGCAGAAGAATGACAAGCACCAGACCCACGAATTGCTTTTTGGCAATCCGTTGGAAGTAGTTGAGTTGCCTCGCAATTCACAGGAATTTTTCCTCCTGCATCGGATTCAAGATGAGGTTCACCGCTTTGCCATTGAGTTTCACCGTCAGGTTCGTTCAAAAAATTCCTTCTCATCTAAATTGGACGGCATAGAAGGCTTGGGACCAAAACGCAAACAGGCTTTGATGAAGCATTTCAAGTCCATTGGCAATATCCAGTCAGCAAGTTTGCAGGAAATCGCAGAAGCTGGTGTGCCGTATAAGGTGGCGGAGTTGGTCAAGGAGAAGTTGAAGTAA
- a CDS encoding CPBP family intramembrane glutamic endopeptidase: protein MKRLLRRIRPTKPLKELTWIDLIMITTILCGNAIYTSTMQWIASFSATEVVETGVQSFTAADNWWALANQGKLFLFALVYLLIRNYDFKQLKVKLEWRVLLWGPLIFIGAGLISDLAFTAFSYIPGLSGGYNFLGYLPYYDWNIMTVLNRFLAVDYSTVIYSLFNGFYEEFFFLGLLLSTDKKKRSLVLLFSTIVRISFHTYQGMVSALVIGVAFGLFYYYMYTRKNDNLLPYFLGHALADMVGTSFFSLFIVG, encoded by the coding sequence GTGAAAAGATTACTGAGACGCATTCGTCCAACCAAGCCCCTAAAAGAACTCACTTGGATAGATTTGATTATGATCACAACGATTTTATGTGGTAATGCTATTTATACCTCAACCATGCAATGGATAGCATCATTTTCTGCAACAGAAGTAGTGGAAACAGGAGTCCAATCCTTTACTGCAGCAGACAATTGGTGGGCTCTAGCCAATCAAGGAAAGCTATTCCTGTTTGCCCTGGTGTATTTATTGATTCGGAATTATGATTTCAAGCAGCTAAAAGTAAAATTAGAGTGGAGAGTTTTGCTCTGGGGACCTCTCATTTTCATCGGTGCTGGTCTGATTAGCGATTTAGCATTTACAGCTTTTTCTTATATTCCTGGTCTATCTGGTGGGTATAATTTTCTCGGATACTTGCCTTACTATGACTGGAATATCATGACAGTGCTCAACCGTTTCCTAGCGGTTGACTACAGCACGGTTATCTATTCCTTGTTTAACGGCTTCTATGAAGAGTTCTTTTTCTTAGGCTTATTGTTGAGTACAGATAAGAAAAAGCGTTCGCTGGTTTTACTCTTTTCAACAATTGTCCGTATATCTTTCCATACCTATCAGGGAATGGTATCTGCTCTTGTTATTGGTGTAGCCTTCGGTCTTTTCTATTACTACATGTACACAAGGAAAAATGATAATTTATTGCCCTATTTCTTAGGACATGCTCTTGCGGATATGGTTGGTACAAGTTTCTTCTCATTGTTTATTGTAGGGTAA
- the ldcB gene encoding LD-carboxypeptidase LdcB/DacB, whose translation MIMKRTILLCLPTILLLAACHQKPDQTNTTKNSSTTVSTTSSQSTSTTSEQSTSSSTSVETNQEVTSTETQVNFNGSYYSVQGKYGEVIIANKKHPLAADYAPGENPEALAAFQRLIADMQALGFGISNNYSGFRSYETQANLYQSYVNQEGQAAADTYSARAGYSEHQTGLAFDLLDTSGNLLEEPNASQWLATNAHLYGFIVRYLPGKESSTGYMAESWHVRYIGQEATDIYNSGLTLEEYFGVPGGDY comes from the coding sequence ATGATAATGAAACGTACTATTCTATTATGCTTGCCGACTATACTGTTACTAGCAGCATGTCATCAAAAGCCGGATCAGACCAATACTACAAAAAATTCGTCAACAACTGTTTCGACTACTTCAAGTCAGTCTACTTCAACAACTTCGGAGCAGTCAACAAGCAGCTCTACATCGGTGGAAACGAATCAAGAAGTAACAAGTACAGAGACTCAGGTAAATTTTAACGGTTCCTATTATAGTGTACAAGGAAAATATGGCGAAGTGATTATCGCCAATAAAAAGCATCCGCTTGCAGCTGATTATGCACCAGGCGAAAATCCTGAAGCCTTAGCAGCTTTTCAACGTTTAATAGCAGATATGCAGGCGCTAGGATTTGGTATCTCCAATAACTACAGTGGATTTCGTTCCTATGAAACTCAGGCAAACCTCTACCAGTCTTATGTAAATCAGGAAGGACAAGCAGCGGCAGATACGTATTCTGCAAGAGCTGGATATAGTGAACATCAGACAGGATTAGCCTTTGATTTATTGGATACAAGTGGTAATTTATTAGAAGAACCCAATGCTTCTCAGTGGTTGGCTACGAATGCACATCTATATGGCTTTATTGTCCGCTATCTTCCAGGAAAAGAATCTAGCACAGGCTATATGGCAGAATCCTGGCATGTGCGATATATTGGTCAAGAAGCGACAGATATTTACAATTCAGGCTTGACCTTGGAAGAATATTTTGGTGTACCAGGTGGAGACTACTAA
- a CDS encoding DUF4044 domain-containing protein: protein MAFGEEKHKKTTFEKVTLVIVVVMVVVTLAGLILPAINALMN, encoded by the coding sequence ATGGCGTTCGGCGAAGAAAAACACAAGAAAACAACATTTGAAAAAGTAACTTTAGTAATTGTTGTCGTGATGGTTGTCGTGACATTAGCTGGCTTGATTTTACCAGCCATTAATGCATTGATGAATTAA
- a CDS encoding VOC family protein — protein sequence MLKAMEVYLVTNGNGLEAIEFYKNALGATVEQVNLFKDFLPDCPAELENYVMNAQFRLNGQRFMLSDNNPEMPYTVGDNITVALITDDAETAQELYSKLSVDATAINMELQAVPWSPAYGNVTDKFGISWQINAEVEGYGQEYYAEN from the coding sequence ATGCTTAAAGCAATGGAAGTATACTTGGTTACTAATGGTAATGGTTTGGAAGCTATCGAGTTTTATAAAAATGCTCTTGGGGCAACAGTGGAGCAAGTAAATCTATTTAAAGATTTCTTACCAGACTGCCCTGCTGAACTAGAAAATTACGTGATGAATGCACAGTTTCGTTTGAATGGTCAACGGTTTATGTTGTCAGACAACAACCCAGAAATGCCTTATACAGTAGGTGACAATATTACAGTTGCGCTTATCACAGATGATGCTGAGACAGCGCAGGAACTATACAGCAAGTTATCCGTAGATGCAACTGCTATCAATATGGAACTTCAAGCAGTTCCTTGGTCTCCTGCCTATGGTAATGTAACAGACAAGTTTGGTATCTCTTGGCAAATCAATGCTGAAGTAGAAGGCTACGGTCAGGAATATTACGCAGAAAACTAA